A single Actinomycetota bacterium DNA region contains:
- a CDS encoding cell wall-binding repeat-containing protein, whose amino-acid sequence MKKSRDFFRSLGRLPISIAIVCLLSISTLSLASAPAAPDSAPSIIVIYEDDTMAVSDFHQLAKDGHAPSDIDVVNERLIEVHLPKGADPRKAVKNALDNPSVVAAAENRLIEALSSPPNDPRYPPPIKGQHLYLGPSTIATNSIGLESVWQITRDETSGFAMNRHRRGVTMAIIDTGVSIPLMEDTGRFVPVLNNVAPTPSANTSDDSNNFHGTAVASVIAANTNNNFAIAGALYDLDSSILVYKALDSRNEGYRADIIAAMMDAANRSARVINASFGDPATTMVDRRSVPDTATRDVWQAAVDYCIAKGSLVVAAAGNNNGPVLYPAACEGALAVGSIDFESGQRSEFSNSGPELDVVAAGRRIWTVRPSGDTTQVAGTSFATPLVAGSIAYLWSLVPDLTPEEMLSFAQTTAVGTYGSEPEFDNETGFGRFDSYRLFEHMQQAIAIQNPVTLSVGPHAQNSREVRLTWSAAEGQGVFYLYGYEGGSAYRTTSTSGRLVLPASGPNTVWVRSFASDRWSAQQPTTVSVNVAAGSHTINSLRLEGANRFRTALAISQASFPATSSSVVIASGENWPDGLAGGTLASVSSGPLLLTRANRLSLEVRDEILRLRPQRIYILGGSGAISPAVESAIRSLPITGTVERLQGHDRYATAARIANRVRDYTHPAANSQANRVVVASGENFPDALAGSALAASARIPILLTRRSALTTSTEGALRVIRPYETLVLGGEGVISKAVHDHLRASLWRPYRIWGANRYETSRKIAEYGRSGSKPLFDAGRLGFATGTAFPDALAAGQLFGGRRTPIILTDQATAVRTDLTAWLRSPGHTIGNVTFLGGSGAIGYDLEFEIRNALLR is encoded by the coding sequence ATGAAAAAAAGCCGCGACTTCTTCAGATCCTTGGGCCGCCTGCCGATCTCCATAGCGATCGTTTGCCTGCTTTCAATTAGCACTCTAAGCCTCGCTTCGGCTCCGGCTGCACCTGACAGCGCTCCGAGCATAATCGTCATCTATGAAGACGACACCATGGCCGTCTCTGACTTTCACCAGCTAGCAAAGGACGGGCACGCGCCATCGGATATCGATGTTGTAAACGAGCGATTGATAGAAGTCCATCTACCAAAAGGCGCCGATCCCCGTAAGGCCGTGAAGAATGCGCTGGATAACCCCTCCGTCGTGGCCGCGGCGGAAAACCGGCTGATCGAAGCCCTTTCATCACCTCCGAACGATCCGAGATACCCGCCGCCTATCAAAGGCCAGCACCTCTATCTGGGCCCGAGCACTATCGCGACAAATTCGATAGGGCTTGAGTCGGTGTGGCAGATTACCCGCGATGAGACGAGTGGCTTTGCCATGAACAGACACCGCCGAGGGGTGACGATGGCGATCATAGATACCGGCGTGTCGATTCCTTTGATGGAGGATACCGGGCGCTTTGTTCCGGTGCTGAATAACGTGGCGCCTACCCCAAGTGCGAACACTTCGGATGACTCTAATAACTTCCACGGAACGGCTGTCGCCAGCGTCATCGCGGCCAACACCAACAATAATTTTGCCATCGCTGGAGCGCTCTACGATCTCGATAGCAGCATACTTGTGTACAAGGCGCTTGACAGCCGTAACGAAGGCTACAGGGCTGACATCATAGCTGCGATGATGGACGCCGCCAACAGGAGCGCCAGGGTGATCAACGCCTCATTCGGAGACCCTGCGACCACCATGGTCGACCGCCGATCGGTGCCTGACACGGCGACTCGCGACGTATGGCAGGCAGCTGTGGACTACTGCATCGCTAAAGGCTCCTTGGTTGTCGCCGCTGCGGGTAACAACAATGGGCCCGTTTTATACCCCGCCGCGTGCGAGGGAGCCCTAGCCGTCGGCTCGATAGATTTTGAGTCCGGTCAGCGCTCAGAATTCTCGAATTCTGGCCCGGAACTGGACGTGGTCGCCGCTGGTCGGAGAATCTGGACGGTCAGGCCCAGTGGAGACACTACCCAGGTAGCTGGAACCTCTTTTGCGACTCCTTTGGTCGCGGGCTCGATAGCCTACCTCTGGTCGTTGGTGCCCGATCTTACCCCTGAGGAGATGCTTTCATTCGCTCAAACCACCGCTGTCGGCACTTACGGTTCTGAGCCTGAATTCGACAACGAAACAGGGTTCGGCAGGTTCGATTCGTACAGACTCTTCGAGCACATGCAACAGGCGATAGCTATTCAAAATCCAGTCACTCTCTCCGTCGGACCCCACGCGCAAAACAGCCGTGAGGTGCGTTTGACCTGGAGTGCAGCAGAAGGCCAAGGAGTGTTCTACCTTTATGGGTACGAAGGAGGTAGCGCCTACCGAACCACCAGCACAAGCGGAAGGCTCGTGCTGCCTGCTAGCGGGCCCAATACGGTGTGGGTACGATCGTTCGCTTCCGACAGATGGAGCGCTCAGCAGCCTACCACCGTGAGCGTAAACGTTGCGGCAGGGTCGCATACGATCAATTCCTTGCGGCTGGAAGGAGCCAACCGCTTCCGGACAGCGCTCGCGATCAGCCAAGCATCCTTTCCCGCAACATCTTCTTCGGTCGTAATCGCTTCAGGCGAAAACTGGCCCGATGGACTAGCGGGTGGAACGCTTGCCTCTGTGTCCAGCGGACCTCTACTGCTGACCCGCGCAAACCGCCTGTCACTAGAGGTACGTGACGAGATACTTCGCTTGCGGCCACAGCGCATCTATATCCTCGGCGGGTCGGGAGCGATCTCCCCGGCAGTTGAGAGCGCGATAAGAAGCCTTCCGATTACCGGCACTGTCGAGCGCCTTCAAGGCCACGACAGGTACGCAACCGCCGCAAGAATCGCCAACCGCGTCAGAGACTACACGCACCCCGCAGCCAACAGCCAGGCCAACCGGGTAGTCGTTGCTTCTGGGGAAAACTTTCCAGACGCGCTTGCCGGGTCAGCGTTGGCCGCCTCGGCGCGTATCCCCATCTTGCTGACGCGACGCTCTGCTCTTACGACCTCGACAGAAGGAGCCCTCAGGGTCATCAGGCCTTATGAGACTTTAGTACTCGGCGGCGAGGGCGTGATCTCAAAAGCGGTGCATGACCACCTGCGAGCCAGCCTGTGGAGACCTTATCGCATCTGGGGCGCCAACCGCTATGAGACTTCGCGCAAGATCGCCGAGTATGGCCGTAGTGGATCCAAACCCCTATTCGACGCCGGCCGCCTGGGCTTCGCCACGGGTACGGCATTTCCTGACGCACTTGCGGCCGGACAGCTATTCGGAGGCAGGCGCACTCCGATCATCCTGACCGATCAGGCTACAGCCGTGCGGACAGACCTGACAGCGTGGCTGCGCTCTCCTGGCCATACTATCGGTAATGTCACATTTCTGGGCGGGTCGGGGGCAATTGGATATGACCTTGAGTTCGAGATAAGAAACGCGCTTTTGCGCTAA
- a CDS encoding PAS domain S-box protein: protein MNILLVEDDGPSRYLMTAILRSANHEVVSVCNGIEALDATRSHSFDLLVTDILMPKMDGFQLVWRWKNDPTLVNVPVVFVTASYTDDEDEKFAIELGADGFLNKPVDADRLLATVEEVAHISSTSKACAPIQRDEARILRAYSDRVVCKLEQKLAELERSNAIIDQTTRELGDQIVVKSRLIDSLTQEIGKGVAKAEELQKALDFNKLVIDTAEVFICSTDSAGRIVLFSPGAERISGYAADEMLGKCAAEIFSPPDQVKARKIMDEAIMADGLPVSYSEAWVMNSGVMKILRWSVSVIKDAHGSPIGVIRFGIDVTEQLYVRGAERVMSILDVSILQSSSLAEMLHSASDQIAHEFKMGSVLIMLFDEKDGLELTAATGRLSPKATKPLLDFACTRFADDGMPPVAFVVDLCDSQARSEWQVLAQDPNVRSAVFCPIKAENRVKGCLIALSDFNETAADMKIQSMEAVACRVGAALSVAETREKVLLQSAALDWAGNAILITDAYGKIIWANTVHREMTGYFASEVIGTELFSTGQGYAELGYRDVWNSVVGGKRWQGELLNKDRSGREYLESVTISPVFDGAGKVVSVVIVKSDASKSLKFERLRSDFVSMVSHELRTPLTKIIGYSDLLESKIGVDHEQYDTAVAAIRQNAATMHHMIEKLLSVTQLMAGLDDLKSRTVDICKLVDQMSTGAAAESGRRVDVALSAEACELDVDPEFIGRALGNILDNALKYSPEGSTVSVTVERAGSHMSISVADEGAGIDEDRLEEIFEPFIQADMSSTRDHGGIGLGLFLAKRFVEAHGGEIEVRRRVEHGSVFDIRLPLGKHMLECDEE, encoded by the coding sequence GTGAATATTCTGCTAGTTGAAGATGACGGGCCATCACGTTACCTGATGACCGCGATACTGAGGTCGGCGAATCACGAGGTTGTTTCCGTTTGCAACGGCATTGAGGCGCTGGACGCGACACGCTCTCACAGCTTCGACTTGCTCGTTACCGACATTTTAATGCCCAAAATGGATGGCTTCCAGCTTGTTTGGCGGTGGAAGAATGACCCGACTTTAGTCAATGTGCCGGTAGTGTTCGTGACGGCTTCCTATACCGATGATGAGGACGAGAAGTTCGCGATAGAGCTTGGTGCGGATGGCTTTTTGAATAAGCCAGTTGATGCTGACAGGTTGCTTGCGACTGTGGAGGAGGTAGCGCACATCTCCAGCACTAGTAAGGCTTGCGCGCCGATCCAGCGGGATGAAGCTCGCATTCTGCGAGCTTACAGTGACCGTGTTGTCTGCAAGTTGGAGCAGAAACTTGCCGAACTTGAGCGCTCGAATGCGATCATCGATCAGACAACGAGGGAGCTAGGTGATCAGATCGTCGTGAAGAGCCGTCTGATTGACAGCCTGACCCAAGAGATAGGCAAAGGTGTGGCTAAGGCTGAAGAGCTGCAAAAAGCACTTGATTTCAACAAGCTTGTCATCGATACGGCAGAAGTGTTCATCTGCTCCACAGATTCCGCCGGGCGGATCGTACTTTTCTCTCCCGGGGCGGAGCGAATATCTGGTTATGCCGCCGACGAGATGCTCGGAAAGTGCGCGGCAGAAATTTTTTCTCCGCCGGATCAGGTCAAGGCACGCAAGATAATGGACGAAGCCATTATGGCCGATGGCTTGCCGGTCTCATATTCAGAGGCTTGGGTCATGAACTCTGGAGTGATGAAGATACTCAGGTGGTCGGTGTCGGTGATCAAGGATGCACACGGCAGCCCGATAGGTGTCATCCGTTTTGGTATCGATGTCACGGAGCAACTCTACGTCCGCGGGGCCGAACGGGTGATGAGTATACTTGACGTATCCATTCTTCAAAGCAGCTCTCTCGCGGAGATGTTGCACTCTGCAAGCGATCAAATTGCGCATGAATTCAAGATGGGCTCAGTTCTTATAATGCTGTTCGATGAAAAAGATGGTTTGGAGCTCACGGCAGCTACCGGACGCCTCTCCCCGAAGGCAACTAAACCGCTTCTGGACTTCGCATGCACACGATTTGCTGATGATGGGATGCCCCCAGTGGCCTTTGTGGTGGACCTCTGTGATTCGCAAGCGCGAAGCGAATGGCAGGTTCTGGCGCAAGACCCCAATGTGAGGAGCGCGGTTTTTTGTCCCATCAAGGCTGAAAATCGTGTGAAAGGTTGTCTGATCGCGCTTTCTGACTTCAATGAGACCGCCGCCGACATGAAGATCCAGTCGATGGAAGCCGTGGCATGCCGAGTGGGTGCGGCGCTGAGCGTTGCCGAAACTAGGGAAAAGGTGCTACTTCAATCCGCGGCACTGGATTGGGCAGGCAATGCCATTCTGATTACCGATGCTTACGGCAAGATCATCTGGGCCAACACGGTGCATAGGGAGATGACTGGATACTTCGCGAGTGAGGTCATCGGCACAGAACTCTTCTCGACCGGTCAGGGATACGCGGAATTGGGCTATCGCGATGTATGGAACTCGGTCGTGGGAGGCAAGCGCTGGCAAGGAGAGTTATTGAATAAAGATCGCAGTGGGCGGGAGTATCTTGAGAGCGTGACGATCTCTCCAGTGTTCGATGGTGCCGGCAAGGTTGTCAGCGTAGTGATAGTCAAAAGTGACGCAAGTAAAAGCCTGAAATTTGAGCGGCTAAGAAGCGATTTCGTCTCGATGGTCTCTCACGAGTTGCGCACTCCTCTTACCAAGATTATTGGCTACTCCGATCTTTTGGAGTCAAAGATAGGTGTAGATCACGAGCAGTATGACACGGCGGTTGCGGCCATTAGACAAAACGCCGCCACAATGCATCATATGATCGAGAAACTGCTTTCAGTGACACAGTTGATGGCCGGACTCGATGATCTCAAGTCACGGACCGTTGATATTTGCAAGCTAGTTGACCAGATGTCAACGGGCGCGGCCGCGGAATCGGGCAGGCGTGTAGACGTAGCGCTATCCGCCGAAGCTTGCGAGCTTGATGTGGATCCGGAGTTTATCGGCAGAGCGCTCGGCAACATTCTTGACAACGCCTTAAAATATTCGCCTGAAGGCAGCACGGTATCGGTTACCGTGGAGCGAGCCGGTTCGCATATGTCGATTTCCGTCGCCGATGAAGGTGCCGGTATCGATGAGGATCGGCTAGAGGAGATATTCGAACCCTTCATTCAGGCTGACATGTCTTCCACGAGAGACCACGGTGGCATAGGCCTTGGGTTGTTTTTAGCCAAGCGCTTTGTCGAGGCTCACGGAGGAGAGATTGAGGTGCGCCGGAGAGTCGAGCATGGTTCGGTATTTGATATCCGGCTCCCGCTCGGAAAGCATATGCTTGAGTGCGACGAGGAATAA
- a CDS encoding response regulator, producing MSTKILVVEDDPQNLYLTKFLLERAGHEIVVATDGVQAVALAECRPDLILMDMLMPRLDGWAATRKIRELYGRAIPIVALTSYSMKGDRESIIQVGCDGCITKPIDPETFCEQVELYLQPRVQEDE from the coding sequence ATGTCGACGAAAATCTTAGTGGTCGAAGACGACCCGCAAAACCTGTATTTGACCAAGTTTCTGCTTGAGCGGGCGGGTCACGAGATCGTTGTCGCGACCGATGGGGTTCAGGCTGTCGCGCTCGCCGAGTGCCGCCCTGACCTGATACTCATGGATATGCTGATGCCTCGCCTGGACGGTTGGGCCGCTACCCGTAAGATCCGGGAGCTTTACGGACGTGCTATCCCCATCGTGGCGTTGACATCTTACTCAATGAAGGGCGACCGCGAGTCGATAATTCAAGTAGGGTGTGATGGGTGTATCACCAAACCGATTGATCCTGAAACATTTTGTGAGCAAGTAGAGCTCTATCTCCAACCGAGAGTCCAGGAGGACGAGTGA
- a CDS encoding RluA family pseudouridine synthase — MNRKFEHIVRSAEAGSRIDRLLGNCGEFTSRSAAARLLDEGLVTVNGQVASRCHVTRAGEKISAVLPVRDELEIFPEMIPLDIRHEDDDIIVLSKQAGLVVHPAYGNWTGTLVNALLAHSQELGTLQGWDRPGIVHRLDKDTTGLMVVAKNDEAQAVLVEAIKIRAVDRRYITLVHGYIAPDTGLIDAPIARDPKDRTRMAVSSSALAKQAVTTFSVLERFSAGKLDDGYTLVECKLYTGRTHQIRVHMSYTDHPVVGDPVYGLKRARASRGLQRQFLHSYRLIFDHPITDAQLSFTDCLPNDLADFLIELGPESMGRTAKGERILPGLLSKR; from the coding sequence ATGAACCGTAAGTTCGAACATATTGTCCGATCCGCCGAGGCTGGATCACGCATTGACAGGTTGCTCGGCAATTGCGGGGAGTTTACATCGCGTTCAGCTGCCGCCCGCCTGCTTGACGAGGGGCTTGTAACCGTCAATGGCCAGGTCGCCTCCAGGTGTCACGTGACGCGCGCAGGAGAGAAGATCTCGGCGGTTCTGCCGGTACGGGATGAGCTGGAGATTTTCCCCGAGATGATTCCTCTAGATATACGTCATGAGGACGATGACATCATTGTGCTGTCCAAGCAAGCTGGCCTTGTGGTGCATCCCGCATACGGCAACTGGACAGGGACCCTGGTCAACGCGCTTCTTGCCCACTCTCAAGAGCTCGGGACCTTGCAGGGCTGGGACAGGCCAGGTATCGTGCACAGGCTCGACAAGGACACCACCGGTTTGATGGTAGTGGCCAAAAACGATGAGGCCCAGGCGGTATTAGTGGAGGCCATCAAGATCCGCGCCGTAGATCGTCGTTACATTACCCTTGTACACGGTTACATCGCACCCGACACCGGGCTTATTGACGCTCCAATTGCGCGGGATCCAAAGGACAGGACCCGTATGGCGGTTTCGAGTTCGGCTCTGGCGAAGCAGGCGGTGACGACCTTCTCGGTGCTGGAAAGATTTTCCGCTGGCAAACTCGACGATGGATACACCCTCGTCGAGTGCAAGCTTTACACAGGAAGAACACATCAGATTCGTGTTCACATGAGTTACACCGATCACCCGGTGGTAGGAGATCCGGTCTATGGCCTGAAAAGAGCGAGGGCCAGTCGTGGACTTCAAAGACAGTTCTTGCATTCGTACCGGCTGATATTTGATCATCCCATCACCGACGCCCAGCTGAGTTTTACTGACTGCTTACCCAATGACCTCGCCGATTTTCTCATTGAGCTTGGGCCGGAATCGATGGGCAGAACAGCCAAGGGAGAGAGGATCCTGCCCGGGCTTCTGTCAAAACGGTAA
- the lspA gene encoding signal peptidase II, translated as MLAVGGVLLALDQVTKAFARAYLAPAQSVPLLDGVFYLTHILNPGAAFGLFAGGRTLFLITFAVVVVLAVVYWMVFKPNTWWVVIAIAMFMSGASGNFIDRLLFGKVTDFLDFALIRWPVFNIADMAIVIGVVMLIIWVFVEPREKYDEDPALNSGNSEVI; from the coding sequence ATGCTAGCGGTCGGTGGCGTGCTGCTGGCGTTAGACCAGGTGACCAAGGCGTTTGCCCGAGCATACCTCGCTCCCGCGCAGTCCGTCCCTCTGCTGGACGGGGTGTTTTATCTGACGCATATCTTGAATCCCGGCGCGGCATTTGGGCTTTTCGCCGGAGGCAGGACACTGTTTCTGATCACCTTTGCTGTTGTTGTAGTGCTGGCCGTTGTTTATTGGATGGTCTTCAAGCCCAACACCTGGTGGGTTGTTATTGCGATTGCAATGTTTATGAGTGGCGCGTCTGGCAACTTTATCGACAGGCTGCTCTTTGGTAAGGTAACCGATTTCCTGGATTTTGCGCTGATCAGATGGCCCGTGTTCAACATTGCCGATATGGCGATTGTAATCGGTGTCGTAATGTTGATTATCTGGGTGTTTGTTGAGCCCAGAGAAAAATATGACGAGGATCCCGCTTTGAACAGCGGCAACAGCGAAGTGATTTGA
- a CDS encoding TraR/DksA C4-type zinc finger protein — protein MDSQALSVFRARLVEEHDRLEAEVERIRLEGYELLSEESGENNYRDHMADQGSATFAREMDLTLDENLRFSLANVKAALKRLEDGTYDTCEHCRQAISIERLEAMPTVTLCIQCKSEEESR, from the coding sequence ATGGATTCGCAGGCACTCAGTGTGTTTCGAGCTCGACTTGTAGAAGAGCATGATCGGCTGGAGGCCGAGGTTGAGCGCATCCGCCTCGAGGGCTATGAATTACTCTCTGAGGAGAGCGGCGAAAACAACTACCGAGATCATATGGCCGATCAGGGAAGTGCAACTTTCGCGCGAGAGATGGATCTGACGCTAGATGAGAACCTACGTTTCTCTCTCGCAAATGTAAAGGCGGCCCTCAAAAGACTCGAGGATGGTACCTACGATACGTGCGAACATTGCCGACAAGCTATATCGATTGAGCGTCTTGAAGCCATGCCGACCGTGACCTTGTGCATACAGTGCAAATCAGAAGAAGAATCTCGGTAG